In Deltaproteobacteria bacterium, a single window of DNA contains:
- a CDS encoding 16S rRNA (cytosine(967)-C(5))-methyltransferase (catalyzes the methylation of cytosine at position 967 (m5C967) of 16S rRNA; SAM-dependent methyltransferase) produces MSGNVRGTAARILCLVEGGGFADAIIDGTIRREGFENPSDAALLTELVMGTLRNRLLLDEITGKYLRKSLERADPFVRNALRIGAYQLLFLTRIPHHAALNETIEAVKRKKGRKLAGFANGVLRSIQRDLGEEAFSQFRQSLPLHVKHSVPDWMVAELRRYFD; encoded by the coding sequence GTGTCTGGGAACGTAAGGGGAACTGCCGCACGGATCCTCTGTCTCGTCGAGGGCGGAGGATTTGCGGATGCCATCATCGACGGGACGATACGGAGAGAGGGGTTTGAAAATCCCTCCGATGCGGCGCTGCTCACGGAACTGGTCATGGGGACCCTGAGGAACCGCCTTCTCCTCGATGAGATTACCGGAAAATACCTGAGAAAAAGCCTTGAGAGGGCCGATCCGTTCGTGAGAAATGCCCTCAGGATCGGCGCCTACCAGCTGCTCTTTTTGACCAGGATTCCTCACCACGCCGCGCTCAATGAAACGATCGAAGCGGTGAAGCGAAAAAAGGGGAGAAAGCTCGCCGGTTTCGCAAATGGCGTGCTCAGGAGTATTCAGCGCGATCTTGGGGAAGAGGCGTTTTCTCAGTTCCGTCAGTCACTTCCGCTCCACGTAAAGCACTCCGTTCCCGATTGGATGGTGGCTGAGCTGAGAAGATATTTCGAC
- a CDS encoding PH domain-containing protein: MIDSSSTMLLAGEEHFAMLRPIRGVYARKAWYFSLIGVPVLFVSVFFIFFSLGLPRSSQVLEMARVALLLCSLPFLLFGLFLTAGHYLLFYLESSAVSYTITSRRVIIRRGFIVHKEFEIFVESIAGLEVIRIGGPHNAGTIRFMASASAPGAPFYMKRFPTEKFRGDVRYAIEAVPDVDAARFFIEKAIDQVRKTSASPF, from the coding sequence TTGATCGACAGTTCCTCCACGATGCTTTTAGCGGGTGAAGAGCACTTCGCCATGCTTCGGCCCATTCGCGGGGTTTATGCCCGGAAAGCATGGTATTTTTCCCTCATCGGGGTGCCCGTGCTGTTCGTGAGTGTCTTCTTCATATTTTTTTCCCTCGGTCTTCCCCGGTCATCCCAGGTGCTGGAAATGGCAAGGGTGGCCCTTCTGCTCTGCTCGCTTCCGTTCCTTCTCTTCGGCCTCTTCCTGACGGCGGGCCACTACCTCCTCTTCTACCTCGAGTCTTCCGCTGTCAGCTACACCATTACCAGCAGGAGGGTGATCATCCGCCGCGGCTTTATCGTCCACAAGGAGTTCGAGATCTTCGTCGAAAGCATCGCCGGACTCGAGGTCATCCGGATCGGGGGACCGCACAATGCAGGGACCATCAGGTTCATGGCCTCCGCCAGCGCACCCGGTGCACCGTTCTACATGAAGCGTTTTCCCACGGAGAAATTTCGGGGCGACGTCCGCTACGCTATCGAAGCGGTTCCCGATGTGGATGCTGCACGCTTCTTCATAGAGAAGGCGATCGATCAGGTACGAAAGACCAGTGCCTCCCCATTTTGA
- a CDS encoding methionyl-tRNA formyltransferase, which yields MHGKYRLLFMGTPEFSVPSLEILSERESVTLVVTNPDRPKGRGRHTEPPPVKAAALKRGIPVYQPERVKNNPEAVSRLREEAPDLLVVVAYGKILPPEILEIPRYGCINIHASILPKYRGAAPINWAIINGEKKTGITIMKMDEGMDTGPMLLIREEEIREDDTAQSLGERLSALGASAIVEALNLLREGNLRETPQPHDEATYAPLIKKELGEIDWSEPAEKIRNLVRGLYPWPSAYTQYVGRSLKILSCDVERPPVAMGKDPGEIGEVRRDGILVRCGEGCLLVTRLKPEGKKELDAWSFVQGYRVVEGQCLGT from the coding sequence ATGCACGGCAAATACCGTCTCCTTTTCATGGGGACCCCTGAGTTTTCCGTTCCATCCCTTGAAATTCTTTCCGAACGCGAGAGCGTCACCCTGGTCGTGACCAACCCCGACAGGCCGAAGGGCAGGGGCAGGCACACCGAGCCTCCGCCGGTGAAGGCTGCCGCTCTTAAGAGGGGTATTCCCGTCTACCAGCCCGAGAGGGTAAAGAACAATCCCGAAGCGGTATCCCGGCTCAGGGAGGAGGCGCCCGATCTCCTTGTCGTCGTCGCCTACGGGAAGATCCTCCCGCCGGAGATACTCGAGATCCCGCGGTATGGCTGTATCAATATCCATGCTTCCATTCTGCCGAAGTACCGGGGAGCGGCACCCATCAACTGGGCCATCATCAACGGTGAGAAGAAAACGGGCATCACCATCATGAAGATGGACGAGGGCATGGACACGGGCCCCATGCTGCTGATCAGGGAAGAGGAAATCCGCGAAGACGACACGGCGCAGAGCCTCGGTGAGCGGCTCTCGGCCCTTGGTGCAAGCGCAATCGTCGAGGCGCTTAACCTGTTGCGGGAAGGGAATCTTCGGGAAACGCCCCAGCCACACGACGAGGCCACCTATGCTCCCCTGATCAAAAAAGAGCTGGGAGAGATCGACTGGAGCGAGCCGGCGGAAAAGATCCGGAACCTGGTGCGGGGACTCTACCCGTGGCCATCGGCATACACGCAGTATGTGGGCAGGAGCCTCAAGATACTTTCCTGCGATGTGGAAAGGCCCCCCGTCGCCATGGGGAAAGACCCCGGTGAAATCGGCGAGGTCAGGCGCGACGGGATCCTCGTCCGGTGCGGGGAGGGGTGCCTCCTCGTGACCCGCCTCAAGCCGGAGGGGAAAAAGGAACTGGATGCCTGGTCGTTCGTCCAGGGGTACCGGGTGGTTGAGGGACAGTGTCTGGGAACGTAA
- a CDS encoding diguanylate cyclase, with amino-acid sequence MRDKVVISVNSFWPLVKSLETSLQDGGYSVLPMDYRDLALLGEDFSKNRDVYLVLVGDSGLTPGEVEGLASLKLKRFNVSLPLIFVGGMNVMMRSESYLSKGVDEILPADMPVEEAYSRIKPFLRNRHAFLDLYRVTTRLKELSLTDELTGLPNRRWFIRDLKKGFEMAKRLRAPLACIMIDIDDFKEVNDTYGHTAGDAVITQFGLVINGIKRAYDVVSRLGGDEFGWILFNSDRDKACSVVERARKIVSMHRFIVKEHQISITASFGVATFSGDGIKSHEMLIEMADKALYIAKERGKDSVVTYDAAGEESEAGDIEIS; translated from the coding sequence ATGAGAGACAAAGTCGTCATATCGGTCAACTCCTTCTGGCCTCTCGTGAAATCTCTCGAGACGTCCCTGCAAGATGGGGGCTACAGCGTCCTTCCCATGGATTACCGGGACCTTGCCCTGCTCGGGGAGGATTTCTCGAAGAACCGGGACGTATACCTCGTGCTTGTCGGTGACTCGGGGCTGACCCCGGGAGAGGTGGAGGGCCTGGCCTCGCTGAAGTTGAAACGGTTCAATGTTTCCCTCCCCCTGATCTTCGTGGGGGGAATGAACGTCATGATGCGGTCGGAGAGTTACCTCAGCAAGGGGGTTGATGAGATACTTCCCGCCGACATGCCGGTGGAGGAGGCCTATTCCCGGATAAAGCCTTTTCTGAGAAACAGGCACGCGTTTCTCGATCTGTACCGGGTGACGACCCGGCTGAAGGAGCTGTCCCTGACAGACGAATTGACGGGCCTTCCCAACCGGCGCTGGTTCATACGGGACCTGAAAAAGGGCTTCGAGATGGCGAAGCGTCTCCGGGCCCCGCTTGCATGCATCATGATCGACATCGATGATTTCAAGGAAGTCAACGACACCTACGGCCACACGGCGGGCGATGCGGTTATCACGCAGTTTGGCCTGGTCATAAACGGTATCAAGAGGGCCTACGATGTGGTCTCCCGCCTGGGAGGGGACGAGTTCGGGTGGATCCTGTTCAATTCCGACAGGGATAAGGCCTGCAGTGTGGTCGAGCGTGCCAGGAAGATCGTGTCGATGCACCGATTCATCGTCAAGGAACATCAAATCAGTATAACGGCGAGCTTTGGCGTGGCTACCTTCAGCGGTGATGGCATAAAATCGCACGAGATGCTCATCGAGATGGCCGACAAAGCCCTTTACATAGCCAAGGAGAGGGGCAAGGACTCCGTGGTGACCTACGACGCAGCAGGAGAGGAAAGTGAAGCGGGAGATATTGAAATATCCTGA
- a CDS encoding ribulose-phosphate 3-epimerase — protein sequence MGEEIRVAPSILSADFLKLREEVEKVERGGADLLHVDVMDGRFVPNITVGPMIVKALRKETSLPLDVHLMIVEPEKYVDEFAAAGADIITVHVEATDHLQRLLKRIRELGKKAGVSLNPQTPLSSIEWVLGDLDLVLIMTVNPGFGGQSFIPQMIQKIELLRQQVDRYSLPVDIEVDGGIKVENVGNVAGAGADIVVSGSGIFQTVDYAATIREMKKRTRTVA from the coding sequence GTGGGTGAGGAAATTCGAGTCGCACCATCCATTCTTTCGGCGGATTTCCTGAAACTAAGAGAAGAGGTGGAAAAAGTTGAACGGGGGGGAGCAGACCTCCTGCACGTCGATGTCATGGACGGGAGGTTCGTCCCCAACATTACCGTGGGCCCCATGATCGTCAAGGCACTCAGGAAAGAGACGTCGTTGCCGCTGGATGTCCATCTGATGATCGTTGAGCCCGAAAAGTACGTGGATGAGTTCGCGGCGGCGGGAGCCGATATCATCACCGTCCACGTGGAGGCCACCGACCACCTTCAGAGGCTTCTGAAAAGGATTCGTGAGCTGGGGAAAAAAGCGGGCGTCTCCTTGAACCCACAAACGCCCCTCTCCTCCATAGAGTGGGTACTCGGGGATCTGGACCTCGTCCTCATCATGACCGTCAACCCCGGATTTGGGGGGCAGAGCTTTATTCCGCAGATGATACAGAAGATCGAACTGTTGCGGCAGCAGGTGGACCGGTATTCGCTTCCCGTTGACATAGAGGTCGACGGTGGTATAAAAGTAGAGAACGTGGGGAATGTGGCCGGTGCCGGTGCCGATATTGTCGTCTCGGGTTCGGGCATTTTCCAGACCGTCGATTACGCCGCCACGATACGGGAGATGAAAAAGCGGACCCGGACGGTGGCGTAG
- the gatA gene encoding Asp-tRNA(Asn)/Glu-tRNA(Gln) amidotransferase subunit GatA — translation MELHHLTLEDLAEYLRKKEVTSREITEHYLSRIDAHDEEINSYVTVLNDEAIRRADEMDAALSRGEDRGPLHGVPIGLKDIFCTGGILTTCGSRILSNFVPPYDSTVYRKLSDAGTVLLGKQNMDEFAMGSSTETSYFGAARNPWDRGRIPGGSSGGSAAAVASGLCAAAVGTDTGGSIRQPASLCGAVGVKPTYGRVSRFGMIAFASSLDQAGPITKTVKDAAILLEAIAGYDPKDSTSVDVGVPPYREWCGRDLSGTRVGIPKEYFVGGIQPEVDREVRNAIAALERLGCEIVEVSLPHTDYALACYYIVAPAEASSNLARYDGVRYGYRSEGYSDLIGMYRQTRADGFGVEVKRRIMLGTYALSAGYYDAFYGKALRVRTLIKRDFLEAFNAVDVLVTPTSPTTAFRLGEKTEDPLTMYLSDVFTIPTNLAGLPGISLPCGRDEESLPVGVQIIGKHFREEDLIKVASALESVLGAFGVAGESGAREES, via the coding sequence ATGGAGCTACATCACCTGACACTTGAGGATCTTGCCGAGTATTTGAGGAAGAAAGAGGTGACGTCGCGGGAGATTACGGAGCACTATTTGAGCAGGATTGATGCCCACGATGAAGAGATAAACTCCTACGTGACGGTCCTGAACGATGAAGCGATAAGAAGGGCCGATGAAATGGACGCAGCCCTCTCAAGGGGCGAGGACAGGGGGCCGCTGCACGGCGTTCCGATCGGCCTGAAGGACATTTTCTGCACGGGGGGGATCCTGACAACCTGTGGAAGCAGGATCCTGTCAAACTTCGTTCCCCCTTACGATTCGACGGTTTACAGAAAGCTCTCCGATGCGGGAACCGTTCTTTTGGGCAAGCAGAACATGGACGAGTTTGCGATGGGCTCCTCCACGGAAACATCCTACTTCGGGGCGGCGAGAAATCCCTGGGACAGGGGGAGGATCCCCGGCGGGTCCAGCGGCGGATCCGCGGCAGCGGTGGCATCGGGCCTGTGCGCGGCGGCCGTCGGGACCGACACGGGGGGATCGATCCGGCAGCCCGCCTCCCTCTGCGGCGCCGTGGGAGTGAAACCGACCTACGGCAGGGTGAGCAGGTTCGGCATGATCGCCTTCGCCTCCTCCCTCGACCAGGCGGGCCCGATCACGAAGACGGTAAAGGACGCGGCCATTCTCCTGGAAGCGATAGCGGGCTACGATCCGAAGGATTCCACGTCGGTTGACGTGGGGGTTCCTCCGTACCGTGAGTGGTGCGGCCGGGACCTCTCCGGCACCCGGGTGGGCATCCCGAAAGAGTACTTCGTCGGCGGGATACAGCCCGAGGTGGACCGGGAGGTGAGAAACGCAATTGCCGCCCTGGAACGTCTCGGGTGCGAGATTGTCGAGGTGTCCCTCCCCCACACGGACTACGCGCTTGCCTGTTACTATATCGTCGCACCTGCCGAAGCCAGCTCCAACCTTGCCCGGTATGACGGGGTGCGTTACGGGTACAGGAGCGAGGGGTATTCCGACCTTATCGGCATGTACCGGCAGACGAGGGCGGATGGCTTCGGCGTGGAGGTGAAGAGGCGCATCATGCTTGGCACGTACGCGCTCAGCGCCGGCTACTACGATGCGTTTTACGGGAAGGCCCTCAGGGTGAGGACATTGATCAAGAGGGACTTTCTGGAGGCATTCAACGCCGTGGACGTCCTGGTGACACCCACGTCTCCCACCACGGCGTTCAGGCTCGGAGAGAAGACGGAGGATCCCCTCACCATGTATCTCTCGGACGTCTTCACCATACCGACGAACCTGGCAGGCCTCCCCGGGATCTCTCTGCCCTGCGGCCGGGACGAGGAAAGCCTTCCCGTGGGGGTCCAGATAATCGGGAAACACTTCAGGGAGGAGGACCTCATAAAGGTTGCCTCGGCCCTCGAGTCTGTCCTGGGGGCTTTCGGCGTGGCGGGGGAGAGCGGG
- a CDS encoding rubredoxin, whose translation MEKYRCILCTYVYDPEEGDPDNGVPAGTAFEDIPAAWVCPLCGATKDEFERVEE comes from the coding sequence ATGGAAAAGTACAGATGCATTCTCTGCACCTACGTGTACGATCCCGAGGAAGGCGACCCCGATAACGGGGTCCCCGCCGGCACTGCCTTCGAGGATATCCCGGCGGCGTGGGTGTGCCCGCTCTGCGGCGCCACCAAGGATGAATTTGAGAGAGTCGAGGAGTAA
- a CDS encoding MBL fold metallo-hydrolase — MGSIKVTDGVFWVGAKDPDLAVFDIVIPTEYGTTYNSYLVMGEKASGVIDCVNHPFHAEWMEKISEHVAPEKLDFVVVNHSEPDHSGAIVELLRVNPNVTVFLSKAAKGFVDNIVNAEYNVRVVEDGEEVDLGGKKLSFVLAPYLHWPDTMFTYDETQRVLFPCDCFGAHYSTEKLFNDELDEDEKKTAQMAFRYYYNTIMRPYKEYIIKACDKIRDKEIEIIAPSHGPVLREAPWDYVEWYRERATILERKGDEKRVLVVYASAHGNTAAMAKKVGEGAKKAGAVVRLINTVDVSMNEIIDEIEIADAVIFGTSTLNATIPKPILNVISNMVVLTVRGMHFSVFGSYGWSGEAIKMVQDILSTMRMKLAAEPVRVRMAPSEDELQRCVELGREVAGKVIGAR, encoded by the coding sequence ATGGGTTCGATCAAGGTTACCGATGGTGTCTTCTGGGTGGGGGCCAAGGACCCCGATCTCGCCGTCTTCGATATCGTCATTCCCACCGAGTACGGAACGACCTACAACTCCTACCTTGTCATGGGCGAGAAGGCATCGGGTGTTATCGACTGCGTGAACCATCCTTTTCACGCCGAGTGGATGGAAAAGATATCGGAGCATGTTGCGCCGGAGAAGCTGGACTTCGTCGTGGTAAATCACTCCGAGCCGGACCATTCCGGTGCCATCGTCGAGCTATTGAGGGTAAATCCGAACGTGACGGTTTTCCTGTCGAAGGCGGCGAAGGGCTTTGTGGACAACATCGTAAATGCCGAGTACAACGTGCGGGTCGTTGAGGACGGCGAGGAGGTGGACCTGGGCGGGAAAAAGCTCTCCTTTGTCCTGGCTCCCTACCTGCACTGGCCCGACACCATGTTTACCTACGATGAGACCCAGAGAGTCCTGTTTCCCTGCGATTGCTTCGGGGCCCACTACAGCACCGAGAAGCTCTTCAACGACGAGCTCGATGAGGATGAGAAGAAGACGGCCCAGATGGCGTTCCGATACTACTACAACACCATCATGCGGCCGTACAAGGAATACATCATCAAGGCATGCGACAAGATCAGGGATAAAGAGATAGAGATCATCGCCCCTTCCCACGGTCCCGTGCTCCGTGAAGCCCCCTGGGATTACGTCGAGTGGTACCGGGAGAGGGCAACGATACTTGAGCGCAAGGGGGACGAGAAAAGGGTTCTCGTGGTCTACGCGTCTGCCCATGGCAACACGGCTGCCATGGCGAAGAAAGTCGGCGAGGGGGCAAAGAAAGCGGGCGCCGTGGTGCGTCTCATAAACACCGTCGACGTTTCGATGAACGAGATAATAGACGAGATCGAAATCGCCGATGCCGTTATCTTCGGAACGTCCACGCTGAACGCCACCATACCGAAGCCGATTTTGAACGTCATCTCCAACATGGTGGTCCTCACCGTCAGGGGCATGCATTTTTCCGTGTTCGGTTCCTACGGGTGGAGCGGTGAGGCGATAAAAATGGTGCAGGACATACTCTCCACCATGAGGATGAAGCTCGCCGCAGAGCCGGTCAGGGTGAGAATGGCACCATCGGAGGATGAGCTTCAGCGGTGCGTGGAGCTCGGCCGGGAGGTTGCCGGCAAGGTTATCGGCGCCCGGTAG
- the def gene encoding peptide deformylase, which translates to MKREILKYPDPTLKKVSQPVKEITGEIRELIDDMFETMYENGGVGLAAPQIGVLKRVIVLDVSPILEGQEPLALVNPEIVSEEGEQESEEGCLCIPEFTASVKRAMKVVVRGIDRDMGEVEIEAESFLAKALQHEVDHLNGILIVDRLSPVKRDVFRRKYLKKMKSGAAV; encoded by the coding sequence GTGAAGCGGGAGATATTGAAATATCCTGATCCGACCCTGAAAAAGGTATCCCAGCCCGTCAAGGAGATTACCGGGGAGATCAGGGAGCTGATCGATGACATGTTCGAGACCATGTACGAGAATGGTGGGGTGGGCCTTGCTGCGCCCCAGATAGGAGTCCTGAAGAGGGTCATCGTCCTGGACGTCTCGCCCATCCTTGAGGGGCAGGAACCCCTGGCGCTCGTCAATCCCGAGATAGTCAGCGAGGAGGGGGAGCAGGAAAGCGAGGAGGGCTGCCTCTGCATACCCGAATTCACGGCTTCCGTGAAACGGGCCATGAAGGTCGTGGTCAGGGGAATCGACAGGGATATGGGGGAGGTGGAAATAGAGGCGGAGTCGTTTCTTGCAAAGGCGCTGCAGCACGAGGTAGACCATCTCAACGGCATACTGATCGTCGACCGGCTGAGTCCCGTCAAGAGGGACGTATTCAGAAGAAAATACCTGAAAAAAATGAAATCGGGAGCCGCGGTTTGA
- the gatC gene encoding Asp-tRNA(Asn)/Glu-tRNA(Gln) amidotransferase subunit GatC gives MPITAQEVLHIARLARLALTDDEVAAFTEQLGNILEYMKKLNELDTQDIGETAHAITLRNVLRDDRVESFAEREKIFTNAPDREGDCFRVPKIIED, from the coding sequence ATGCCGATAACGGCGCAAGAGGTTCTGCACATTGCCCGGCTTGCCCGGCTTGCGCTCACCGATGACGAGGTCGCAGCCTTTACCGAGCAGTTGGGAAACATTCTCGAGTACATGAAGAAGCTCAATGAGCTCGATACGCAGGATATCGGGGAAACTGCACACGCGATCACCCTGAGAAACGTTCTGCGTGATGACAGGGTCGAATCCTTTGCTGAACGGGAAAAGATTTTCACAAATGCGCCGGACAGGGAGGGAGACTGCTTCCGGGTGCCGAAGATTATCGAGGATTGA